A single Xylella taiwanensis DNA region contains:
- a CDS encoding isochorismatase family protein yields the protein MSYERFTGNNAAMLLIDHQVGTMGWAKSMPFEELKRNTLMLAKTARILKMPVVLTSSMEENAQGPLLSELEMILPAAFAARIKRLGIVNAMEDEYFVAAVTATGRKKLIMAGVTNDVCTVYPALSLARGGYDVQVVADAGAAPHGKEWCDADEHESGHGRTRRSLDDAGRQSDCPGCDGSIPKLING from the coding sequence ATGTCTTACGAACGATTCACCGGCAACAACGCTGCCATGCTGCTCATTGATCACCAGGTCGGCACAATGGGTTGGGCCAAATCCATGCCATTCGAAGAGCTCAAGCGCAATACATTGATGCTGGCTAAGACGGCTCGCATCCTCAAGATGCCGGTGGTGCTGACCTCCAGCATGGAGGAAAACGCACAGGGGCCGCTGTTAAGTGAGCTGGAGATGATCCTGCCGGCGGCGTTCGCCGCACGTATTAAACGCCTTGGCATTGTCAACGCGATGGAGGATGAATACTTTGTCGCAGCCGTTACGGCCACCGGTCGCAAGAAGCTCATCATGGCGGGCGTGACCAACGATGTCTGTACGGTCTATCCGGCACTCAGTTTGGCGCGTGGTGGTTACGACGTTCAGGTGGTTGCCGATGCTGGCGCTGCGCCGCATGGAAAAGAATGGTGTGACGCTGACGAGCACGAATCAGGTCATGGCCGAACTCGCCGGTCACTGGACGACGCCGGAAGGCAGTCAGATTGTCCAGGTTGTGATGGAAGCATTCCAAAGCTGATAAATGGTTGA
- a CDS encoding NAD(P)-dependent alcohol dehydrogenase: MFINAYGAHASDKPLESIQIARRAPGAHDVQIDIHYCGVCHSDIHQVRSEWGGTLFPCVPGHEIVGRVSAVGTHVNGFKMGDLVAVGCLVDSCKDCQECDAGLENYCDGMIGTYNFPTQDAPGHTLGGYSQKIVVHERYVLRIRHPEAQLAAVAPLLCAGITTYSPLRHWNAGPGKKVGIVGIGGLGHMGIKLAHAMGAYVVAFTTSESKREDAKALGADEVVVSRHQQDMAAHAKSFDLILNTVAAPHSLDTFLTLLKRDGTLTLVGAPATPHPSPEVFNLIFKRRSIAGSLIGGIAETQEMLDFCAKHGIVADIELIRADRINDAYERMLKGDVKYRFVIDNATLAA, encoded by the coding sequence ATGTTTATCAACGCTTATGGTGCACACGCTAGCGATAAACCCTTGGAATCCATACAGATCGCTCGTCGTGCCCCGGGTGCGCATGATGTACAAATCGACATTCATTACTGCGGTGTGTGTCATTCCGATATCCATCAAGTACGGTCCGAATGGGGGGGCACGCTTTTCCCATGCGTGCCGGGCCATGAAATCGTCGGCCGTGTGTCTGCCGTAGGGACGCACGTGAATGGCTTTAAGATGGGCGATCTCGTCGCTGTTGGCTGTCTTGTCGATAGCTGCAAGGATTGTCAGGAGTGCGATGCCGGATTGGAGAATTACTGCGACGGCATGATTGGTACCTACAACTTTCCGACGCAGGATGCTCCGGGTCACACGTTGGGCGGTTACTCCCAGAAGATCGTTGTGCATGAACGCTACGTATTACGCATCCGCCACCCGGAGGCACAGCTTGCTGCCGTCGCACCGTTGTTGTGTGCAGGGATTACCACTTACTCGCCGCTGCGCCACTGGAATGCCGGTCCCGGCAAGAAGGTCGGTATTGTCGGTATTGGTGGTTTGGGCCATATGGGCATTAAGTTGGCTCATGCCATGGGAGCGTATGTTGTTGCATTCACCACGTCCGAATCAAAGCGTGAGGATGCCAAGGCGCTGGGAGCCGACGAGGTGGTGGTGTCGCGTCATCAGCAAGACATGGCCGCCCATGCAAAGAGTTTCGATTTGATCCTGAATACCGTGGCGGCCCCACATTCTCTTGATACGTTCCTGACGTTGCTAAAGCGGGACGGCACCTTGACCCTGGTAGGTGCACCGGCCACGCCGCATCCTTCACCCGAAGTCTTCAACCTGATTTTTAAGCGCCGTTCGATTGCTGGGTCGTTGATTGGCGGTATCGCTGAAACACAGGAAATGCTGGATTTCTGTGCCAAACATGGCATCGTTGCGGATATTGAATTGATCCGTGCCGACCGGATCAATGATGCCTACGAACGGATGTTGAAAGGTGATGTGAAGTACCGTTTCGTGATTGATAACGCGACCTTGGCCGCTTGA
- a CDS encoding NADP-dependent oxidoreductase, with translation MYVVGLNTYGGPDVLRLMQLPDPHPGLGQVRIRVRAAGVNPVDVMVREGSYAQQFAQAQPPFVPGMDIAGTIDEVGEDIDPSCGITIGQDVVGVVDNYGSYGGYSQYVCLPAASVIPVPGGATFPAAASFLMNALTARSALDTLGLPPDSTLLVTGAAGAVGTYTVALAAAEGLRVVAIAAKEDARLLRSTGAIEIIERGHDVAARVRHAFPEGVDAVVDAALLYKQIAPTVRDNGTLIYLRQGNDTGLDRGIRAVFVRVRQRVTDHAAIVRLGQQASDGLLPMRVAATFPAVAAAAAHRRLAEGGLRGRIILDFDELHKH, from the coding sequence ATGTATGTCGTTGGATTGAACACCTACGGTGGCCCAGATGTACTGCGTCTCATGCAGCTTCCTGACCCGCACCCTGGATTGGGGCAGGTCCGTATCAGGGTGCGTGCGGCTGGGGTCAATCCAGTCGATGTGATGGTACGCGAGGGTTCTTATGCGCAACAATTTGCCCAGGCGCAGCCACCGTTTGTTCCTGGTATGGATATTGCCGGGACCATCGACGAGGTAGGTGAAGACATTGATCCAAGTTGCGGAATCACGATCGGACAGGATGTTGTCGGCGTAGTGGATAACTACGGCAGCTACGGTGGTTATAGCCAGTACGTATGTCTCCCTGCGGCTTCGGTGATTCCGGTTCCAGGCGGTGCTACATTCCCTGCAGCAGCGTCGTTTCTGATGAATGCACTGACTGCTCGTAGTGCTTTGGATACATTGGGCCTGCCGCCAGATTCCACACTACTGGTCACGGGTGCTGCCGGTGCGGTTGGTACTTATACCGTTGCATTGGCGGCCGCTGAAGGCTTACGTGTCGTCGCGATCGCTGCGAAGGAGGATGCGCGTTTGCTGCGTTCTACTGGTGCCATTGAGATCATTGAACGTGGACACGATGTTGCTGCACGGGTACGGCATGCTTTCCCAGAGGGGGTTGATGCTGTAGTGGATGCTGCGCTTTTGTACAAACAGATTGCGCCTACTGTCCGTGACAACGGGACGCTCATCTACTTGCGTCAAGGAAACGACACTGGTCTGGATCGCGGTATTCGGGCGGTGTTCGTGAGGGTGCGTCAGCGTGTCACTGACCATGCCGCCATTGTGCGTCTCGGTCAGCAAGCATCTGACGGACTCTTGCCGATGCGGGTTGCTGCGACGTTTCCCGCCGTTGCGGCGGCGGCGGCCCATCGGCGTCTTGCCGAAGGTGGTCTACGTGGACGCATCATTCTCGATTTCGACGAACTCCATAAGCATTGA
- a CDS encoding efflux RND transporter permease subunit has product MNISAGFIKRPIGTSLLAIGVFVIGLICYLRLSVAPLPKFQIPVIFINASQAGADASTMASTVTAPLERYLGQIPGIKRMRSSSSEGNSTVFLVFQNSRNIDAAAQDVQAAINAAQADLPSGLSSPSYKKANPNDDPVIALTLTSATQSVDALYNVADSLLAQHLSQIQDISSVDIAGASTPAIRVDVDMQALNALGLTTDQLRNAVRAANVTSPTGFLSDDTSTTAILLNSAIAKAVDFAHLVIATQPNGRIVRLGDVAQVYDGQQDTYQAAWFNRKRAVLIYVFPRAGANIVETVDRVKAELPALRTYLPPGTVLTPYFDRTPTIRASLYEIQTTLLISLTMVVLTMALFLRRLAPTVIAAATVPLSLAGSAIVMYAFGFTLNNLTLLALVIAIGFVVDDAIVMIENISRHLDAGMSRMEAALTGTREISSTIVSITASLVVVFIPLLFDQGMVGILFREFAITLVAAIIVSMLVSLTLTPALCSRFLSAHVAPEKSNGADAWLERIYTHILHLYTAALDFSLRHALLLALTPLLLIVLTVMLAGAIKKGGFPPQDTGLIQGRANSSTTVAFEDMVNRQRRITEMLLADPAVKSVGVRMGSGRRGSGTSFNIELKTRAEGRRESTDTVVVRLSTKAAHYPDLALRLRTVQDLHDVGGGGTSQGAQYRVSLQGNDLKQLEEWLPKLQEMLKQNPKLRDVGSDMDTAGLRQNIVIDRAKAAQMGISIGAIDGALYGAFGQRQISTIYSDTNQYTVVINALASQSATPAALDNIQVPNRSGKMVPITAVAHQVPGLTPPQIKHDNQYTTLDLSYNLAPGVSSGEAEAIIEAAIKGLRLPGDIRIAGDNSSNQDLSPNTMKVLLIITLIAMYIVLGMLYESLIHPITILSSLPAAGMGALLALFVTNTELSTISMIALVLLIGIVKKNAIMMIDFALVAQREHGLEPRAAMRAASIVRFRPIMMTSMVAILAAMPLAIGVGEGAELRRPLGIAMMGGLLISQSLTLFSTPALYVIFSCLSERWHVWRGKNSVARSQ; this is encoded by the coding sequence ATGAATATCTCTGCCGGGTTTATCAAGCGTCCGATCGGCACTTCATTGTTGGCAATCGGCGTGTTTGTCATCGGCTTGATCTGCTACCTGCGGTTGAGTGTGGCGCCATTGCCGAAATTTCAGATCCCGGTGATTTTTATCAACGCCTCCCAGGCGGGCGCTGACGCCAGCACCATGGCGTCCACGGTCACCGCCCCGTTAGAACGTTATCTAGGACAGATTCCCGGCATCAAACGCATGCGCTCTTCCAGCTCGGAGGGCAACAGCACCGTATTTCTAGTGTTCCAGAACAGCCGCAATATTGACGCGGCCGCACAAGACGTCCAAGCCGCCATCAACGCAGCGCAAGCTGATCTGCCCTCCGGGCTGTCCTCCCCGTCATACAAGAAAGCCAACCCAAACGACGACCCTGTGATTGCTCTGACTCTGACTTCCGCAACACAGTCGGTGGATGCGCTGTACAACGTGGCCGACTCGCTGCTGGCACAGCACCTGTCCCAGATTCAGGACATCAGCTCCGTGGATATCGCCGGCGCCTCAACCCCAGCGATACGGGTGGATGTGGATATGCAGGCACTCAACGCGCTGGGCCTGACAACGGACCAATTACGCAACGCTGTGCGAGCCGCCAATGTCACCTCACCCACAGGTTTTCTTTCCGACGACACCAGCACGACCGCGATCCTGCTCAACAGTGCGATCGCTAAGGCTGTTGACTTCGCTCACCTGGTGATCGCCACCCAACCCAACGGCCGTATCGTGCGCCTGGGCGACGTCGCCCAGGTTTACGACGGCCAGCAAGACACCTACCAAGCCGCCTGGTTCAATCGCAAGCGGGCCGTGCTGATATACGTCTTCCCCCGTGCGGGGGCCAACATTGTTGAAACCGTAGACCGGGTGAAAGCTGAGCTGCCCGCATTACGTACCTATCTGCCACCCGGCACTGTGCTGACGCCTTACTTCGACCGTACCCCGACCATCCGTGCCTCGCTGTATGAGATCCAAACTACCCTGCTGATCAGCTTGACGATGGTGGTGCTCACGATGGCACTGTTCCTGCGCCGGCTGGCACCCACCGTCATCGCCGCAGCGACGGTTCCCCTATCGCTGGCTGGCTCGGCGATCGTCATGTATGCGTTCGGTTTCACTCTGAACAATCTGACCCTGCTGGCACTGGTCATTGCGATTGGCTTCGTGGTTGACGACGCCATCGTGATGATCGAAAACATCTCTCGCCACCTCGACGCCGGCATGTCGCGCATGGAAGCTGCACTCACCGGCACCCGCGAGATCAGCTCCACCATTGTCTCGATCACCGCTTCGTTGGTGGTGGTGTTCATTCCCTTGCTGTTCGATCAAGGGATGGTCGGCATATTATTCCGTGAGTTTGCGATCACCCTGGTCGCTGCAATCATTGTCTCGATGTTGGTCTCGCTGACGCTCACACCGGCACTGTGCAGCCGCTTCCTATCCGCGCACGTCGCACCGGAAAAATCCAACGGCGCCGACGCTTGGCTGGAACGTATCTACACGCACATCCTCCATCTGTATACGGCGGCGCTGGACTTCTCTTTGCGTCACGCGCTGTTACTGGCACTGACGCCGCTGTTGTTGATTGTGTTGACCGTCATGCTTGCCGGAGCCATCAAGAAAGGCGGCTTTCCGCCCCAAGACACCGGCTTGATTCAAGGCCGCGCCAACTCCAGTACAACAGTGGCGTTTGAGGACATGGTCAACCGTCAACGCCGTATCACTGAAATGCTGCTCGCTGACCCAGCCGTCAAGAGCGTTGGGGTACGCATGGGCTCAGGCCGCCGGGGTTCGGGCACTTCGTTCAACATCGAGTTGAAAACTCGTGCCGAAGGCCGCCGCGAAAGCACCGATACCGTGGTGGTGCGGCTCAGCACCAAAGCCGCACACTACCCTGACTTGGCACTGCGGCTGCGCACCGTCCAGGATCTGCACGATGTCGGTGGCGGCGGTACCAGTCAGGGAGCCCAATATCGTGTTTCGCTCCAGGGCAACGACCTAAAACAACTAGAAGAATGGTTACCAAAGTTGCAAGAGATGCTGAAACAAAATCCGAAATTGCGTGACGTTGGCAGCGATATGGATACCGCTGGACTGCGCCAGAACATTGTGATCGACCGTGCCAAAGCGGCACAGATGGGCATTTCAATCGGCGCGATTGACGGCGCACTGTACGGTGCCTTCGGTCAACGCCAGATCTCCACCATTTACTCCGATACCAATCAATACACGGTGGTCATCAACGCATTAGCCTCTCAAAGCGCCACGCCAGCAGCACTGGACAACATCCAAGTCCCTAACCGTAGCGGCAAAATGGTACCCATCACCGCTGTTGCACACCAGGTGCCGGGGCTGACACCCCCGCAGATCAAACATGACAACCAGTACACGACGCTGGACTTGAGCTACAACCTCGCCCCAGGCGTTAGCAGCGGTGAGGCCGAAGCGATCATTGAGGCCGCCATCAAAGGATTACGCCTACCGGGTGATATCCGCATCGCTGGGGACAACAGCTCCAACCAGGATCTGAGCCCAAACACGATGAAGGTGCTACTCATCATCACACTCATCGCCATGTACATCGTACTGGGCATGCTCTACGAGAGCCTCATCCATCCGATCACGATCTTATCCTCGTTGCCTGCGGCCGGTATGGGGGCATTGCTGGCCCTGTTTGTCACTAACACCGAACTGTCAACGATTTCGATGATCGCACTGGTGCTGCTGATCGGCATCGTCAAAAAGAACGCCATCATGATGATTGATTTCGCGCTGGTGGCGCAGCGCGAACACGGATTGGAACCGCGTGCAGCCATGCGCGCAGCCTCAATCGTACGCTTTCGTCCGATCATGATGACCAGCATGGTCGCCATCCTGGCGGCCATGCCGCTGGCCATCGGCGTGGGCGAAGGTGCCGAGCTGCGCCGTCCACTAGGCATCGCAATGATGGGCGGATTATTGATCTCGCAAAGTTTGACGCTCTTCAGCACCCCAGCGCTGTACGTCATCTTCTCCTGTCTGAGCGAACGTTGGCACGTGTGGCGAGGTAAAAACAGCGTGGCACGTTCACAGTGA
- a CDS encoding efflux RND transporter permease subunit has protein sequence MGFSTIFIRRPIATSLLMAGVLLLGILGYKQLPMSALPEVDAPSLVVTTQYPGANANTMASLVTTPLEHQLGQISGLDMMSSDSSAGLSTIILQFSTQKNLDIAAQDVQAAIHQATLPSSLPHQPIYNRVNPADAAILTLTLTSDTLPLRDINTYADTILAQRLSQIPGVGLVSIAGNVRPAVRIQVNPTQLSSMGLTMEALRNTLTQANVSAPKGSLNGKTQSYSIGTNDQLKDAAQYRDTIIHYQNGRPVRLSDVANVVDGVENDQIAAWSDGQQAVLLEIRRQPGANIIQTVEQIHAILPQLRAVLPADVRLDVFSDRTETIRASVHEVKFTLLLTIALVVAVIFVFLRRLWATLIPSVAVPLSLAGTFGVMAFTGMSLDNLSLMALVVATGFVVDDAIVMIENIVRYIEQGKSGREAAEIGARQIGFTVLSLTISLVAVFLPLLLMPGITGRLFHEFAWVLSTAVVISMLVSLTLTPMMCAYLLKPDALPEGERLHEHTTPGGKATLWTHTVALYERTLDWVLMHQPLTLAVALGTVTLTILLYVTIPKGLLPEQDTGLIIGVVQADQNVAFPQMEQRTLAVAEALRKDPAVTGVAAFIGAGTINPTLNHGQLSIVLKPRNQREGLNTLQPRLQRAAAGIPGIALYLKPVQDVTLDTHVAATEYQYSLSNVNATELAAWATRMTEAMRQIPALADVDNNLADQGRALQITVDRDKASLLGVPMQTINDTLYDAFGQRQISTIFTELNQYRVVLEVDPQFRTSTALMQQLGVASNGSGALTGSNATSFGQAVSSNSSTATGIGNQNTGMTVGAGRIIPLSVLADAKVTNAPLVVSHQQQLPAVTISFNLAQGYSLSQAVKAIEQARAQLDMPPQVRAQFIGKAVEFTGSQSDIVWLLVASIVLIYIVLGVLYESYIHPLTIISTLPPAGVGALLALMLCGLSLSVDGIVGIVLLIGIVKKNAIMMIDFAIEARRTGSNAHDAIRRACLLRFRPIIMTTAAALLGALPLALGDGIGAELRRPLGITIVGGLLLSQLVTLYTTPVIYLFFERLSERLHVWRAHRTTIQATPERT, from the coding sequence GTGGGCTTTTCGACGATCTTCATCCGCCGCCCCATCGCCACTTCCCTGCTGATGGCCGGCGTACTCCTGCTTGGGATCCTAGGCTACAAGCAATTACCGATGTCGGCGCTCCCGGAGGTGGATGCCCCCAGCCTGGTTGTCACCACTCAATACCCGGGTGCCAACGCCAACACAATGGCCTCACTGGTGACCACCCCCCTGGAACACCAGCTCGGGCAGATTTCCGGCTTGGACATGATGAGCTCTGATTCCTCGGCCGGCTTGTCAACGATCATCCTGCAATTCTCAACACAAAAAAACCTCGATATCGCCGCACAAGACGTGCAAGCAGCGATCCATCAAGCCACGCTCCCCTCATCACTGCCCCACCAGCCGATCTACAACCGGGTGAACCCAGCCGATGCGGCCATCCTCACCCTCACCCTCACCTCCGATACACTGCCACTACGCGACATCAACACATACGCCGACACCATCTTGGCCCAGCGCCTGTCACAAATACCAGGCGTGGGTCTGGTCTCGATTGCTGGCAACGTCCGACCAGCCGTACGGATCCAAGTCAATCCTACCCAGCTATCCAGCATGGGCCTCACCATGGAAGCGCTGCGCAATACGCTGACACAAGCCAACGTCAGCGCACCCAAGGGCTCGCTCAATGGCAAGACTCAGTCCTACAGCATCGGTACTAACGATCAGCTCAAAGATGCTGCGCAATATCGCGACACCATCATCCATTACCAGAATGGACGTCCGGTGCGCCTGTCGGATGTCGCCAATGTGGTAGACGGCGTCGAGAATGACCAGATCGCCGCCTGGTCCGACGGGCAACAAGCCGTGCTGCTGGAAATCCGCCGCCAACCCGGCGCCAACATCATCCAGACCGTCGAACAAATCCACGCGATCCTCCCACAGCTGCGTGCCGTGCTGCCCGCCGATGTCCGTCTTGACGTCTTCTCCGACCGCACCGAGACCATCCGCGCCTCCGTACATGAGGTGAAATTCACATTGTTGCTCACCATCGCCTTGGTGGTGGCGGTGATCTTTGTATTCCTACGCCGGCTGTGGGCCACACTCATTCCATCGGTGGCGGTACCACTGTCGCTGGCCGGGACCTTCGGCGTGATGGCGTTTACCGGTATGTCGCTGGACAACCTCTCCCTGATGGCACTAGTCGTCGCCACCGGTTTTGTCGTCGACGACGCCATCGTGATGATCGAAAACATCGTCCGCTACATTGAGCAAGGCAAGAGCGGACGCGAAGCGGCCGAGATCGGCGCACGTCAGATCGGTTTCACCGTACTCTCGCTCACCATCTCGCTGGTCGCAGTGTTTCTGCCACTGCTGTTGATGCCCGGCATCACGGGCCGGCTGTTTCACGAGTTCGCCTGGGTACTGTCAACCGCAGTGGTTATTTCGATGCTGGTGTCACTGACCCTCACCCCGATGATGTGTGCCTACCTGCTTAAGCCCGATGCCCTGCCCGAAGGTGAAAGACTCCATGAGCACACCACCCCAGGTGGCAAGGCCACGCTGTGGACGCACACCGTCGCCCTATACGAGCGCACCTTGGACTGGGTACTGATGCACCAACCACTGACTCTGGCCGTAGCGCTGGGGACAGTGACGCTGACCATACTGCTGTATGTGACGATCCCCAAGGGCCTGCTGCCGGAGCAAGATACCGGACTCATCATCGGCGTGGTACAGGCCGACCAGAACGTGGCGTTCCCACAGATGGAACAACGCACCCTAGCCGTGGCCGAAGCGCTGCGCAAGGATCCCGCCGTCACAGGCGTCGCCGCATTTATCGGCGCTGGCACCATCAACCCCACACTCAATCATGGTCAACTGTCGATCGTACTCAAGCCACGCAACCAGCGTGAGGGATTGAACACACTACAGCCACGGCTGCAACGCGCCGCAGCCGGCATCCCGGGGATCGCCCTGTATCTGAAGCCAGTGCAGGACGTCACCTTGGACACCCACGTGGCTGCAACTGAATACCAATACTCGCTCTCGAACGTCAACGCAACCGAACTGGCGGCCTGGGCCACACGGATGACCGAGGCCATGCGCCAGATTCCGGCACTGGCCGACGTAGACAACAACTTGGCCGACCAAGGTCGTGCATTACAGATCACCGTTGACCGTGACAAGGCCAGCCTCCTTGGCGTACCGATGCAGACCATCAATGACACCCTCTACGACGCATTCGGCCAGCGTCAGATCTCCACGATCTTCACTGAACTTAACCAATACCGAGTGGTCCTGGAAGTGGACCCACAGTTCCGCACCAGCACCGCACTGATGCAGCAATTGGGAGTAGCTAGCAACGGCAGCGGCGCACTGACTGGCAGCAATGCCACAAGCTTCGGTCAAGCAGTCTCATCGAATTCCTCCACGGCCACCGGCATCGGCAACCAGAACACCGGTATGACCGTCGGTGCAGGCCGTATCATCCCGCTGTCGGTGCTTGCCGACGCCAAGGTGACCAACGCCCCTCTCGTCGTCAGCCATCAGCAACAACTTCCCGCCGTGACGATCTCGTTCAACCTGGCTCAGGGCTATTCCCTTTCCCAGGCCGTCAAGGCGATCGAACAGGCACGCGCACAGTTAGATATGCCCCCCCAGGTGCGTGCCCAATTTATCGGTAAAGCGGTCGAATTCACCGGTAGCCAGAGTGACATCGTATGGCTGCTGGTGGCTTCGATTGTGTTGATCTACATCGTGCTGGGAGTGCTGTACGAAAGTTATATCCATCCTCTGACGATCATCTCCACCCTACCACCGGCCGGTGTTGGCGCATTGCTAGCACTGATGCTGTGCGGACTGAGCCTGTCGGTGGACGGCATCGTCGGCATCGTGCTGCTTATTGGTATCGTTAAGAAAAACGCGATCATGATGATCGACTTCGCCATCGAGGCACGTCGCACCGGGAGCAACGCCCACGATGCAATCCGCCGCGCCTGCCTGTTGCGCTTCCGTCCGATCATCATGACCACCGCCGCGGCACTGCTCGGCGCACTGCCGCTGGCGCTGGGCGATGGCATCGGCGCGGAGTTGCGCCGTCCGTTGGGTATCACCATTGTCGGTGGCCTGCTGCTGTCGCAATTGGTCACCTTGTACACCACGCCCGTGATCTACCTGTTCTTCGAGCGCTTGTCCGAGCGCCTGCATGTCTGGCGCGCACACCGCACCACGATCCAGGCGACACCGGAGCGCACATGA
- a CDS encoding efflux RND transporter periplasmic adaptor subunit, translated as MPYFLKISLLATALMATACTPRDKSSAHLAGTDNTPKTGKQENADPVPVTVVAASTQNVPVYATAPGTVTALNTVTINPQVSGQLVSLHFREGEAVKKGQLLARIDARALQASYDQAAAAKRQNQALLATARANYTRSSTLEYQPYVAKTELDTQRNQVAQYEAAVAANEASMRAAQVQLQYTRIIAPIDGIAGIRGVDTGNVVTTSTAIVTLTQIHPIYVSFNLPERLLQAVREAHASGPVMVAALDRGNAHPLTEDGTLDAINNQINADSGTFSARAVFSNRDNTLWPGQFVNVRLQLRTIANGVVIPTQAVQRGPDGDYVYLVKPDHTVVTHVVTQGVDIGDSHVQIAKGLAAGDTVVTEGQFRLKPGSKVITLAPGETPPAPTEAELKAAAQKRTKKGMGPPGGGPPF; from the coding sequence ATGCCGTACTTCTTGAAAATTTCATTGCTGGCCACAGCACTCATGGCCACCGCATGCACTCCACGCGACAAGAGCAGCGCACACCTCGCTGGTACTGACAACACACCCAAGACCGGGAAACAGGAGAACGCAGATCCAGTTCCCGTCACGGTGGTCGCAGCGAGCACCCAAAATGTTCCCGTATACGCCACCGCCCCCGGCACCGTGACCGCACTGAATACCGTCACGATTAACCCACAGGTCAGCGGTCAATTGGTCAGCCTGCACTTCCGTGAGGGCGAAGCCGTCAAAAAAGGCCAGTTACTGGCCAGAATCGACGCACGCGCACTTCAGGCCAGCTACGACCAAGCCGCAGCGGCTAAACGTCAGAACCAAGCACTACTGGCAACCGCGCGCGCCAACTACACCCGCTCCAGCACGCTGGAATACCAACCCTACGTCGCCAAGACAGAGTTGGATACACAGCGTAACCAAGTCGCACAGTACGAAGCAGCCGTGGCCGCGAACGAAGCCTCAATGCGCGCCGCCCAGGTGCAACTGCAATACACCAGGATCATCGCCCCGATCGACGGCATCGCCGGGATCCGCGGCGTGGATACTGGCAACGTGGTCACCACCAGCACCGCCATCGTGACCTTGACTCAGATTCATCCCATCTACGTCTCATTCAATCTTCCCGAGCGCCTGTTGCAAGCCGTGCGCGAAGCGCATGCCTCCGGACCCGTGATGGTGGCCGCTCTGGACCGCGGTAATGCACACCCACTGACCGAGGATGGCACATTGGATGCGATCAACAACCAGATCAACGCTGACAGCGGCACTTTCAGCGCACGCGCCGTGTTTTCCAACCGCGATAACACACTATGGCCTGGTCAGTTCGTCAACGTGCGCCTGCAACTGCGCACCATCGCCAATGGTGTCGTGATTCCGACACAGGCTGTGCAACGTGGCCCAGATGGCGACTACGTCTACCTTGTCAAGCCCGATCACACAGTCGTCACCCATGTGGTCACTCAAGGCGTGGACATCGGTGACAGCCATGTACAGATCGCCAAAGGCTTGGCTGCCGGCGACACAGTGGTGACCGAAGGTCAATTCCGGCTCAAACCAGGCAGCAAGGTCATCACGTTAGCACCAGGTGAAACTCCACCAGCACCCACCGAAGCCGAACTGAAGGCCGCTGCGCAAAAACGCACCAAGAAGGGCATGGGCCCTCCTGGCGGCGGCCCACCCTTCTGA